From the Burkholderia ubonensis subsp. mesacidophila genome, the window CGGCGCCGAGATGCACGCGTTCGCGGCCGAGCTTGTCCGCGAGCCAGCCGATCGGGAACTGCATCGCGGTATCGCCGAACAGCATGATCGACGCGAGCAGCACCGCGGTCCCGCTCGCGACGCCGCGATCCATCGCATAGAGCGGCAGCAGCGACAGCGCGAGCGTGTCGAACAGCGCGAAGAAGCCGGTGCCGATGATGAGCGCGGGCATGCGCGGCAGCACGCTGCGCCAGTGAGCGTGGTCCGCGTGATGCGCGTCGTCGCCGGCGAGCGGCGCGCGGCGGATCGACGCGAGCGACGGCAGCGCGAGCAGGAACAGCGCGCCGCACAGCGCGAAGCGGATGCCGGTGAAGCCCGAGATCTGGCTGACGAGCACCGGGCCCGCCATCTGGAACAGCGTGAAGTTGGTCGCGTAGATCGCGACGACGCGGCCGCGCGTCGAATCGTTGGCGAGCTGGTTGACCCAGGCCTCGCCGATCGTGAACAGCAGCATCAGCGCCGCGCCGCACAGCACGCGCAGCACGCCCCAGACGACGAGGTTCGACGTGAACTGCATCAAGGCGGTCGCCGCGGCGAGCAGCAGCACTGATGCGACGATCGCGCGGCGTGCGCCGAAGCGGCGCGCGAGCGCGGTGACGAACGGCACGATCGCGAGGCCGCCGCCGGCCTGCGCGGCCGTCAGCATGCCGACGACGTTGGTGCCGTGTCCGGCTTCGGTCAGCGCGAGTGCGGTGAGGGGTAGGGTGGCGCCGGTGCCCAGGCCGACGACCGCGACGCTCAGAATGAGCGCCAGGAAATCTCGATTAAGAATGGCTTTCATCGGCCGAGATGCTACACCGGCGGTTCGCAACGGTCCATGAAGGCCGTCATGCGCGCGGGGTGTTCGGTTCCCGCGCGGCGAAACCACCTTTGCGTTACACGTATTCGGTCGGCGCGGCGACCGGGCGGCGTTCGAGCGACGCCGACCACAGCGTGAGCGCGAGCGCCGCGACCGCCATCGCGACGCCGACCCACGGCAGGTTGACGAGCGGAATGCCGGCGCCGATCGCCATCCCGCCGAGCCACGCGCCCGTCGCGTTGCCGAGATTGAACGCGCCCTGGTTGAGCGTCGACGCGAGATTCGGCGCGTCGCTCGCGCGATCGACGATCAGGATCTGCAGCGGCGGCACGATCGCGAACGCGAGCATCCCCCACACGAAGATCGTCGCGAGCGCGGCGAACGGCAGGTGCATCGTGCCGGCGAACAGCGCGAGCACGACGCCGATCAGCGCGAGCGACGCGATCAGCGACGGCATGCGGCGCCAGTCGGCGAGCTTGCCGCCGAGCGTGCCGCCGACCGTCAGGCCGAGGCCGAACAGCAGCAGCACGTAGGTGACCTGGCGCGGCGAGAAGCCGGTGACGTCCTCGAGGATCGGCGTGATGTAGGTGAACACGCTGAACAGGCTCGCGGACGCGAGCACGCTGATGCCGAGCACCATCAGCACCTGCGGGTGCTTCAGCACGCTGAATTCGCGGGTGATGCTGGTGTCGGGCATGGCCAGGTTCTTCGGCAGGCAGACCGCGAGCGCGGCGGCCGCGGCGAGGCCGATGCCGGTCACCGCCCAGAACGTCGCGCGCCAGCCGAACGCCTGGCCGAGCGCGGTGCCGAGCGGCACGCCGAGCACGTTCGCGAGCGTGAGGCCGGTGAACATCAGCGCGATCGCCTGCGCACGCCGGTTCGGCGCGACGAGGTTGCTCGCGACCACCGAGCCGATGCCGAAGAACGCGCCGTGGCAGAACGCGGTGACGACGCGCGCGGCCATCAGCACCGCGTAGCCGGGCGCGATCGCGCAGAACAGGTTGCCGGCGATGAACAGGCCGATCAGCCCCATCAGCGCGCGCTTGCGCGGCATCTTCGCGGTGACGACCGCGAGGATCGGCGCGCCGATCGTCACGCCGAGCGCATAGCCCGACACCAGCATCCCGGCGGCCGGGATCGACACGCCGAGATCGCGCGCGACGTTGGGCAGGAGCCCCATGATCACGAATTCGGTGGTACCGATTCCAAAAGCGGCAACGGCGAGGGCGAAGAGAGGTAAAGGCATCGCGGTGGGCCCGGGAAAAGCCGCCGCGCGCGGGAGGCGCGGGGCAGGCGGAGGGAGGACGTCAGCCGCGATTTTACTTCAGTGAAAACCCCTATGTTTGGGGGCCGAACGGCTGTTGCCGGCTTGCGACGGCGTACCGTGCGCGTGTCCACATGGTGGGATGGCGCGGGGGCGGCGGGGATGTGGATAACGGGGTTGCAACAGCAGCGTCAACGCTGTGGGCCGGCGCTCAGACGGCCTTTCGCGCCGGCGTGGCGGCTTTGCCGGCCTCTCCTGATTCGCCGGTTTCACCTGCCGCTCCGTTCCAGCCGTTCTCGTACAGGCACGCTTCGATCGGCATCCGCGCGGCCCAGCGCTCTTCCTCGAGCATCGGCTTCGCATAGAACGCATCGACGTGCCCGAGACATAGCACCGCGATCGGTTTCGCGCCGTCGGGCATCCCGAGCAGCGCGCGCAGCGCGTCGACGTCGAACAGCGACACCCAGCCCATCCCGAGCCCTTCCGCGCGGGCCGCGAGCCACATGTTCTGGATCGCGCACGCGGCGGACGCGAGGTCCATCTCCGGCAGCGTGCGGCGGCCGAACACGTGACGTTCGCGGCCGTCGGCGAGCGCGACGACCAGCAGTTCCCCGCATTCGCGCACGCCTTCGACCTTGAGCCGCATGAATTCGTCCTGACGCTCGCCGAGCGCGTCGGCGGTCGCGCGGCGCTCGGCTTCGACGAGCGCATGGATGCGCGTGCGCAACTCAGGATCGGTGATGCGGATGAAGCGCCATGGCTGCATGAAACCGACGCTCGGCGCGTGGTGGGCCGCGCGCAGCAGCCGGGCGAGCACGGCCGGATCGACGGGCGCCGACGTGAAATGGCGCATGTCGCGCCGCTCGAAAATGGCGCGGTAGACAGCGGCGATGGCGGTTTCGTCGAAACGCATGGGCGGCGGGGGCAGGGATGAGGTCGGCGCAACGATAGCAGACTGCGTGCGGCCGGCGTTACGAGAAAAGAATCAAAATGATGAATAGGTGCCGATTTAGAAACAATGCGCGGCGAACGGCGAAATCGGCACAGTGAAACGCCATGGCTGAACGACGCGGCCGGGTTCGAGGCCGCTGTCCGACGAAGCGGCTCGCGCATCCGGCCGCCTGCCGTCAGCGATTCGACGTCACCACGTTCCGTGGGGTCCCCGCGTACCACGCCTCGATGTTGACCAGCGTCGTATGCGCGATCTCCGCGAGCGCCTCGCGCGTGAAGAACGCCTGGTGCGACGTGACGATCACGTTCGGGAACGTCAGCAGCCGCGCGAGCACGTCGTCCTGCAGCGGCAGGTCCGAGTGATCCTCGAAGAACAGCCCGCCTTCCTCTTCGTACACGTCGAGCCCGAGGTGCCCGAGCTGGCCGCTCTTGAGCGCGTCGACCAGCGCCTGCGCGTCGACGAGTCCGCCGCGGCCGGTGTTGATCAGCATCGCGCCGTGCTTCATCTGCGCGAGCGTGCGCGCGTTGATCAGGTGATGCGTCGACGGCAGCAGCGGGCAGTGCAGGCTGACGATGTCGGCGTGACGCAGCAGCTCGTCGAGCCCGACGTAGCGGGCGCCGAACGCGATCAGCTCGTCGTTGTAGGGCGGCACCGAATGCGCGAGCACGTGCATTCCGAAGCCCATCATGATCTTCGCGAACACGCTGCCGATGATGCCGGTGCCGATCACGCCGACGGTCTTGCCGTGCAAGTCGAAGCCGAGCAGGCCGTTCAGCGAGAAGTCGCCTTCGCGCGTGCGCGCGACGGCGCGCGGCAGGCGGCGGTTGAGCGCGAGGATCAGCGCGACCGCGTGTTCGGCGACCGCATGCGGCGAATAGGCGGGAACCCGCACCACCGTGATGCCGAGGCGTTCGGCGGCGGCGAGGTCGACATGGTTGAAGCCCGCCGAGCGTAGCGCGATGAGCCGCGTGCCGCCGTCCGCGAGCCGTTCGAGCACCGCCGCGTCGACGGTGTCGTTGACGAACGGACAGACCGCTTCGTAGCCGTGCGCGAGGATCGCTGTCTCGGCGTCGAGATGCGACGACTGGAAATGCAGCCGGTAGCCGAACTGCCGGTTGGCGGCAGTAAACGAATCGTCATCGTACTGCCGGCTGCTGAACAGGATCACGCGCACGCTGCACCTCCGAAGGCTGAGGTGCGCAGTTTACTTTACTGGAGGCCCGTGACGATGTCGGGGCGCTCCTGAGCGCGCGGGTCGCGCAGGAACACATAGCTTGCGTGCGTGCGCGCCGCCTGCGTGCTGAAATGGTCGAGCGCGTGCTCGACGAAGCTGCGGGTGCGGGCGGGCACGAACTGGCGGTTCGGGTAGACGAGCGACAGCTGCGCGTCCGGATCGTCGATCCGGTAGCCGGGCAAGAGCCGCACGAGCGTGCCGTTGTCGAGCGCGTCGGCGACGACGTTTTCCGGCAGCACGGCGATGCCCGAGCCCGCGACGGCCGCCGCCTGCACGAGCGACAGCTGGTTGACCGTGTAGATGGGGCGCACGGTCACCGGATGGACCGCATCGTCCGGGCCGACGAACCGCCACGCGGGCGCGTGCTGGTGCAGCGCGAGCGCGGCCCAGTCGTGGCGCGGCAGGTCGTCGGGCACGAGCGGTTCGCCGCGCCGTTGCAGATACGCCGGCGCCGCGCACGCGATGAGCGTGTTCGGCGACAGTGCGTGGCCGATCAGTGCCGGATTGCCGTCGAACCGGTTGCCGGTGACGATGCCGACGTCGTAGCCCGCGTCGAGCACGTCGAGCGGGCCTTCGGCGACGGTGAGCTGCACGCGCACCTGCGGGTAGCGGCGCTGGAAACCGTTGACGAGCGGCGTGAGCGCGAGCGGCGACAGCATGCCGGACGCGACGATGCGCAGCGTGCCGACCGGCTCGCGCACCGCATGCACGACCGACGCTTCGAGGTGATCGAATTCCTCGAGCAGTGCCCGGCACCCGTCGAGGTAGCGTACGCCGGCCTCGGTGAGCGACAGGTTGCGCGTGGTGCGGTGGATCAGCCGCGTATTCAGATGACCTTCGAGCATCGCGATCGAACGTGTGACAAGCGCATTCGATACGCCCAGTTGGTGTGCTGCGCGCCTGAAGCTTTGCTGTTCGGCGACGCAGACGAATACACGCATGGTCTGAATCTGGTTCATAGCTTGTGTATTTTATCGGCCCGGTTGATTGATTATGGTTGTGTTTTTGCGTTGCGCAAGTCTGAAAATCGTTGAGCAACCCCTATTTCGACTTCGCGTCGAAAAGAACGGTTTTCGATTGCGCCACTGATTGTTCATTACAGCGGCAATATCCGTCAACCTGTGAGAAGGGGCGGGTTGCAGAAAATCGGTATCGGGCGTATCTGGAAAGCGGCCGGCGCGACAAAGTTCGGCTCATGATGCGCAGGTCTTTTCTTGATCCCGGGAACCGGCTTTGATTGAAAGTTCTTTAATAATCAATGCGTTGCTTTTCGCATGCGCGGGCGGAATACGACATTGCAAGAATGTCAGGCAAAAGTGCGCGGAAATAGTGGTTTTTTGGGCTGGATCGTCTAAATGCCCCGAAAAAGGATGGCTGCAATTTTTGATGCAGCGCATTTTTTCGAATGGCGCGGAACATGCATGGGCGGCGCGTGTTTGGCAAACGCATCGGCGCGCGCGAAAAATATCGCGCGCGCGGCACTGGCGGATGGAACCGATTCACGCCGGATTCGGGCGAGCGCGAATCGTTGGGCGAGTCATTGGGCGAATCGGGGCGGGCGAATTGCGCGCCCGCCGTGCGGATGACTTCCTTATCCGGCGTCGGCGGCGCGTATTTTGCTTATTTGGCGCACGCGCCTCTTGCGCATTGCAGCGGAACGCGGAATGATCGATGGATTCGCCGCGGTGTGCGGCGACGCCTCGCGCCTTTTCGTCCTTCATCCTGCTCCAGTCATGTCCATCGATTACTCGCCGATTCCTTGTCCCGTCGTCGTGCCGCTCGACGCGATCCTCCCCGAAGAACCGCTGCTGATGATGGGGGCCGGCCCGGTTCCGATCCCGGCCGCCGTCGCGAAGGCGAACACGATCGTGATCAACCACCTCGGCGCGACGATGGCGAAGATCATCGAGCAAGTGAAGGAGATGGCGCGCTACGTGTTCCAGACCCGCACGAAGTGGGTGCTCGGCGTCGCCGGCCCGGGCTCGGCCGCGATGGAAATGGCGATGTCCAACCTCGCGTGGCGCGGCACGCGCGTGCTGTCGATCCGGAACGGTTTCTTCAGCGCGCGGATGGCCGAGATGGCCACGCGCGTCGGCGCCGACGTCGCGGTGCTCGAGGTGCCCGACCGGGCCGTCGCGAGCCTTGACGAGATCGCCGACGCGATCGCGCGCGAGCGCCCGGAGATCGTCACGATCGTCCACGGCGAAACGTCCAACACCGTGTGGAACCGCGAGCTGCGCGACATCGCGGCGCTCGCGAAGGCGGCGGGCGCGCTCGTCGTCGTCGACGCGGTCTGCACGCTGTCGACGATGCCGCTCGAGATGGACGCGTGGGGCATCGACGCGGTGATCACCGGCGGGCAGAAGGGCCTGTCGTCGATCCCCGGCGTGTCGCTGATCGCGTTTTCCGACGCCGCGTGGGACCGGATGAAGAGCCGGCCCGAGCCGAACGCGCACTGGTGCCTCGACATGGCGCTTGCGGAGAATTTCTGGCACAACGCCGGCTACCACTACACCGCGCCGGTGTCGGGCGTGCTCGCGCTGCACGAGGCGCTGCGGCTCGTCTGCGCGGAGACGCTCGAAAGCCGCTTCGCGCGTCACCAGCGCTGCTCGCTCGCGCTGCAGGCGGGCATCGAGTCGATGGGGCTCAAGCTCTATGCGCCGAAGTCGTGCCGGCTCAATTCGGTGGTCGGGATCGAGACGCCGGAAGGCCTCACGCCGGGCATGATCTGCGGGCACATCTCGAAGCAGTACCAGGTCGAGATCTCCGGCTCGTTCGGCCTGCCGATCGTGCGGATCGGCCAGATGGGCGAGCAGTGCCGCGAGCACAACCTGTTCCGCACGCTGCACGCGTTCGGCCGCACGATGGTCGATCTGAAGGTGCCGGTCGATCTGCCGGCCGGCGTCGCGGCGCTCGAGCAGGAATTGTCGCGGCGCGGCGAGTAACGCACAGGGGCGGCGCCGGGGCGGCCTCAGCCGCCCCGCATCGCCCGCCGGTACGTATTCGGCGTCGTGCCGTGCGCGTCGCGGAAGCGGTGGCTGAAGTGCCCGGCGTTCGCGTAGCCGCATGCCGCGGCGACCTGCGCGAGCGGCAGCGATGTCGTGCGCAGCAGCAGGCGCGCCCGCGCGAGCCGCTGCTCGGCGATCCACGCATGCGGCGCGCGGCCGAACGACAGCCGGAACATCCGCGAGAAGTGGTATTCGGACAGCGCGGCGACCTCGGCCAGCTCGCCGAGCGTCAGCGGCTGCGTCAGGCCGCTGTCGATGTAATCGCGCACGCGGCGGCGCACGGCGGGCGCGAGGCCGCCCTTGAACGGCACGTCGGTGCGCATCGCGCTTTGCCCGCGCAGCAGCAGGCTCAGCACGTCGTGTGCGGTTTCGTTCGCGCGCAGCCGGCCGTCGACGTCGTCCCAGCGCTCCAGCGCGAGCGAACGGCACAGTGCCGCGACGCGCGCATCCTCGAAGTAGGTGCGGTCGGCGAGCTTCAGCTCGCGCGGCTCGCGGTCGAGTTCGCGGATCGCCCGCTGCGCGAAGTGCTCGGGCAGGAAATACAGGTGGACGAAGTGCATCTCGCCGCGCACCCACCAGCGCGATTCATGGTCGCCCGGCAGCGCGCACAGCAGGCTCGGCGCGCCGTAGCGCGGCACCTTCTGCCGCTCGGTCCGGTAGCCGCCGTCGAGATAGCACGACAGCGTGTGATGCCCGGGCTGGTCGTAGATCGTTTCGGCCTCTTCGGTGATCCGCGTCCATTCGGCGATCGCGAGATGGTCGCCGAGCCACGCGAAGCGCTCGAGCGTCGCGTTCGCCTCCGCGAGCGTGCGGCACACCGACTGCAGGCCGAACGGCATCTCGCCGCCGGCAGCGGCAGCAGCGGCGGCCGGTGACGGCACGGGGGGCGGGGCGAAGGGCGGAGCGCGCATGATGACGGAGTATAAGCGCGCCTGCGCCGGCTAGATCCGCATGCCGGAAAAGACCGCAATTCCGGACAATCGGCGCGCGCCGCGCGGCGGCATAGTCGGAGATCCCGTTTTTGCTCCGTCTTTGTCCCGGTTTCCGCCATGAACCTGTCGCTCTACCTCCTTACCGTCCTGATCTGGGGCACGACCTGGATCGCAATCAAGTGGCAGCTCGGCAGCGTGCCGCCGCCCGTGTCGATCGCGTGGCGCTTCTGGATTGCGGCGGCGGTCATGTTCATGCTGCTGCGCGCGATGCGCCGGCCGATCCTGCCGCCGCGCGACGCGTGGCGCTACCTCGCCGCGCAGGGCTTCGCGCTGTTCTGCCTGAACTTCCTGTGCTTCTACTACGCGGAGCGGGTCGTGCCGAGCGGGCTCGTCGCGGTGATCTTCTCGACCGCGCCGCTCCTGAATTCGATCAACGGCCGGCTGTTCATGGGCCGAGCGCTGCGGCCGTCCGCGGTGGCCGGCGCGCTGCTCGGCCTGACCGGCATCGCGTGCCTGTTCTGGCAGCAGATGGCGGGCCACCTGGACGACCACGCGACCTGGATCGGGCTCGTGATCGCATTCGCCGGCACGCTGTGCTTCTCGGCGGGCAACCTGCTGTCGAGCCGGATGCAGTCGATGGGGCTCCATCCGTTCGCGACCAACGGCTGGGCGATGCTGATCGGCGCGTCGATCCTGACCGTCGGCAGCGCCGCTGCCGGGCTGCCGTTCGCGCTCGACCCGAGCCCGCGCTATCTCGGCGCGCTCGTCTACCTGGCCGTACCCGGCTCGGTGATCGGCTTCACCGCGTACCTGACCCTCGTCGGCCGCATCGGGCCGGAGCGCGCCGCCTATTGCACGGTGCTGTTCCCGATCGTCGCGCTGGCCGTGTCGACGGTGTTCGAGGGCTACCAGTGGTCGCCGCTGGCGGTGGTGGGCCTGCTGCTGGTGCTGGCCGGCAACCTGGTCGCGTTCGACCTGGCACGGCGGCTGTTCCCGCGCATGGCGTAACGGCCGCTGTGCGGCGCGCGGGCCGGCTCGGTCGCCCGCTTTGCGCTTGCATCCGACATAAAAAACCCCGCGTTCCGGAGAGCGCGGGGTTTTGTCATTCATGCGCGCCGTCTGCGCGCTGCCGGCGCGGTCAGGCCGCCGCGCCGCTCCCCGCGACGCGCGCCTGTCGCTGGTACAGCAGCGCCGACAGCGCGACGCCGGCCGCCGATGCCACCGCGGCGAACAGAAATACCTGCGGATAGCCGAACGCGCCGGCGATGTAGCCCGCGAGCGGCCCGGTGATGCCGAGCGACAGGTCGAGGAACACCGAATACGCGGACAGCGCCGCGCCGCGGCTCGCAGGCGGCACGAGCGCGACCGCCTCGACGCCGAGCGCGGGGAAGATCAGCGCGAAGCCGAAGCCGGTCAGCGCCGCGCCGACCAGCGCGACGTGCGGCACCGGCGCGAGCCACAGCAGCAGCAGCCCTGCTGCTTCGAACGCGAACGACACGATCGCGACGCGGAAGCCGCCGTAGGTCTTGATCGTGTTCGCGAACAGCAGGCGCGCGCCGATGAACAGCGTGCCGAACACGGTCAGCGACAGCGCGGCGTTCGGCCAGTGGCGCGCCGCGTAGTACAGCGTGACGAACGTCGCGATCGAGCCGAAGCCGGCCGAGCCGAGCGCGAGGCCGAGGCCGTGCGGCAGCACGCGGGTGAACACGCTCGCATACGACATCCGTTCGCCGTGCACGAGCGGCACCGCGTCGATCAGGCGCGCGAGGTAGTAGCCGAGCGCCGCAAGCGCGATCACGATCACGCCGATCAGCGCCGGGTTCAGCGCATGCGCGATCGCGACGCCGACCGGCGCGCCGAGCGCGAGCGCGCCGTAGGTCGCGATGCCGTTCCACGAGATCACCTTCGCGTTGTGCGCGATGCCGACGCGGCCGATCCCCCACAGGATCGCGCCGGTGCCGCACAGGCTCTCGCCGACGCCCAGCACGAGCCGGCTCGCGACCAGCAGCACGAGGCTCGCGGCGGGCCAGTGCGCGAGCAGCAGCGCGACGAGCAGCAGCACGCCGGACACGCCGCAGCCGATCAGCCCGCGCAGCACCGTCTGCTTCGGGCCGAGCGTGTCGGCGAAGCGCCCGGCGAGCGGCCGCGACGCGAGCGTCGCGAAATACTGGACGCTGATCGCCGCGCCCGCGACGATCGCCGAGAAGCCCAGGTCGTCGTGGACGAAGCCCGGCAGCACCGCGAGCGGCAGGCCGATGGTCAGGTAGCAGATGAACGTGAAGCAGACGACGGAGACGATTTGCAGCGTGACGGCGAACCCGCTGCGCGGCGTGGAGGCGGAATCGGTAGACATGTGGGGTCGGAACTGATGAGCGAAACGGCGCGGAAGTCGGCCGAAAACGAAATCGGGATTTTCCCATGGAACCGGTTTTCCCGCAGGTACCATTTAGGGCCTGTTCACGCTAATAACGGGCTTGCGCTGGCCGCCAGAAGGGCCGAGCGGAAGGAATGCGACGAAGCGAATACCGAGCGTATTCGCAAGGAGCATGACGCGGCGCTCGGCCCTTCTGGCGGCCAGCCCCACGAACGAATTTCTTGAAATCAGGGGAACGTGCCTTGCCGGCCGTATTGCGGCGTCGGGCGTCGCTTGTTTGGCTCGGCCAAACGGCGCTCCTTCCTCCTTGCACTACGGCCGGCAAGGCACGTTCGCAAGCCCGTTATTAGCGTGAACAGGCCCTTCATCCGTCCCCACGCGGCATATCGCCTCAGTTATATGGGCCGCATGCGTGATGGGCTATGGGTTGCGGAATTTGACGGTGTTAGCGTTCAAACTGTCAGAGAAGACGACGGTCCACCGCATCGGCGCGGGCCGCCTTGCCCAACTTGAAGAACGTTACGAGACATGAGTGAGCCGATCCGTTTCTATCATCGTCACGCGATCCGCGAAGTCGGCGGCGCGGACGTCACCCGCACGGTGCTGCAATACCTGCGCGAGGACGCGCATTGCACCGGTACGAAGGAAGGCTGCGCGGAAGGCGACTGCGGCGCGTGCACGGTCGTCGTCGGCGAGCTGACCGACGCGGGCACGGTCGCGTTCAAGGCCGTCAACGCATGCATCCAGTTCCTGCCGACGCTCGACGGCCGTGCGCTCTTGACGGTCGAGGACCTGCGCCAGCCGGACGGCTCGCTGCATCCGGTGCAGCAGGCGATGGTCGATTGTCACGGCTCGCAATGCGGCTTCTGCACGCCCGGCTTCGTGATGTCGATGTGGGCGCTGTACGAGAAGCACGGCCACGAGGGCTGCGGCAACGCCTGCGCGAAGGCGAAGGACATTCCGACGCGCACCGAGATCGCCGACGCGCTGACCGGCAACCTGTGCCGCTGCACCGGGTACCGGCCGATCGTCGATGCCGCGGTGCAAATGTTCGATGCAACCGGCGAAGGTGCGGCCCCGCCGTCCGCGCCGGTCGATAGCGCCGCGCTCGCGCGCACGCTCGCGTCGCTGAAGCGCGACGGCACGTTCGACTACGAGATCGACGGCGCGCGCTTTGCCGCGCCGCGCACGCTCGACGCGCTCGCCGCGCTGAAGGTCGAGCGCCCCGACGCGCGGATTCTCGCGGGCAGCACCGACATCGGCCTGTGGGTCACGAAGCAGATGCGCCGGCTCGACGACCTGATCTACGTCGGCCAGGTCGCCGAACTGCAGCGGATCGTGCACGGCGAAGACTGGATCGAGATCGGCGCGGGCGTCACCGTCGAGGACGGCTACGCGGCGCTCGCCGGCACCTATCCGGAACTGACCGAGATGTGGAAGCGCTTCGCGTCGCTGCCGATCCGCAACGCGGGCACGCTCGGCGGCAACGTCGCGAACGGCTCGCCGATCGGCGACTCGATGCCGGGTCTGATTGCGCTCGGCGCGCGCGTCGTGCTGCGCGGCGGCGACGTCGTGCGCGAGCTGCCGCTCGAGGCGCTCTATACGGGCTACCAGCAGAAGGACATGGCGCCGCACGAATTCGTCGTCGGCGTGAAGGTGCCGACCCGCAGCGGCGCGCGCGCGAACCTGCGGTTCCGCACGTACAAGCTGGCGAAGCGCTTCGATTCGGACATCTCGGCCGTGTGCGCGGCGTTCGCGTTCATCGCGGACGGCGACACGATCCGCGAGCCGCGCATCGCGTTCGGCGGGATGGCCGCGACGCCGAAGCGCGCGACGCACGCGGAAGGCGTGCTCGACGGCGCGCCGTGGCACGAGGCGACCGCGCAGGCCGCGATGCAGGCGCTCGAGCGCGACTATCAGCCGCTCACCGACATGCGCGCGACGAGCGCGTATCGTCTCGAGACCGCGAAGAATTTGATGTACCGCTTCTGGCTGGAGACGCGCGCGCAAGACCCGCTGTCGCCGCAGGCGTTGAACGTGCGTGAAGTGGCCGCTGAAGCGGCGCGCGCCTGACGAGGGAGGGCATACGATGAACCAGCAAGCCGAAGCATTCCTGACTACCCTCGATCCGCAGGCCGACGCCGCGCAGGTCCACATCTCGCGTCCGCACGAATCCGCGCATCTGCACGTGAGCGGGCGCGCGACCTACACCGACGACATCCCGATCGTCGCCGGCACGCTGCACGCGGCGCTCGGCCTCTCCGCGAAAGCGCACGCGAGGCTCGTGTCGATGAACTTCGACGCGGTGCGCGCGACGCCCGGCGTCGTCGCCGTGTTCACCGCCGACGACATTCCCGGCGTCAACGACTGCGGCCCGATCATCCACGACGACCCGGTGCTCGCGAAGGACGTCGTGCAGTTCGTCGGCCAGCCGATGTTCATCGTCGTCGCGACGTCGCACGAAACCGCGCGGCTCGCCGCGCGCCGCGCGAAGGTCGACTACGAGGAGCTGCCCGCGATCCTCACCGCGCAGGACGCGCGTCACGCGGAGTCCTACGTGATTCCGCCGATGAAGCTCGCGCGCGGCGACGCGGCCGCGCACCTCGCCGCCGCGCCGCATCGCCATGCGGGCGGGATGAATCTCGGCGGTCAGGAGCAGTTCTATCTCGAAGGGCAGATCGCCTACGCGGTGCCGAAGGACGATGACGGCATGCATGTGTACTGCTCGACGCAGCACCCGAGCGAGATGCAGCATCTGGTGTCGCACGTGCTCGGCGTCGCGTCGCACAACGTGCTCGTCGAATGCCGCCGGATGGGCGGCGGGTTCGGCGGCAAGGAATCG encodes:
- a CDS encoding helix-turn-helix domain-containing protein; this translates as MRAPPFAPPPVPSPAAAAAAAGGEMPFGLQSVCRTLAEANATLERFAWLGDHLAIAEWTRITEEAETIYDQPGHHTLSCYLDGGYRTERQKVPRYGAPSLLCALPGDHESRWWVRGEMHFVHLYFLPEHFAQRAIRELDREPRELKLADRTYFEDARVAALCRSLALERWDDVDGRLRANETAHDVLSLLLRGQSAMRTDVPFKGGLAPAVRRRVRDYIDSGLTQPLTLGELAEVAALSEYHFSRMFRLSFGRAPHAWIAEQRLARARLLLRTTSLPLAQVAAACGYANAGHFSHRFRDAHGTTPNTYRRAMRGG
- a CDS encoding DMT family transporter, with the translated sequence MNLSLYLLTVLIWGTTWIAIKWQLGSVPPPVSIAWRFWIAAAVMFMLLRAMRRPILPPRDAWRYLAAQGFALFCLNFLCFYYAERVVPSGLVAVIFSTAPLLNSINGRLFMGRALRPSAVAGALLGLTGIACLFWQQMAGHLDDHATWIGLVIAFAGTLCFSAGNLLSSRMQSMGLHPFATNGWAMLIGASILTVGSAAAGLPFALDPSPRYLGALVYLAVPGSVIGFTAYLTLVGRIGPERAAYCTVLFPIVALAVSTVFEGYQWSPLAVVGLLLVLAGNLVAFDLARRLFPRMA
- a CDS encoding MFS transporter; translation: MSTDSASTPRSGFAVTLQIVSVVCFTFICYLTIGLPLAVLPGFVHDDLGFSAIVAGAAISVQYFATLASRPLAGRFADTLGPKQTVLRGLIGCGVSGVLLLVALLLAHWPAASLVLLVASRLVLGVGESLCGTGAILWGIGRVGIAHNAKVISWNGIATYGALALGAPVGVAIAHALNPALIGVIVIALAALGYYLARLIDAVPLVHGERMSYASVFTRVLPHGLGLALGSAGFGSIATFVTLYYAARHWPNAALSLTVFGTLFIGARLLFANTIKTYGGFRVAIVSFAFEAAGLLLLWLAPVPHVALVGAALTGFGFALIFPALGVEAVALVPPASRGAALSAYSVFLDLSLGITGPLAGYIAGAFGYPQVFLFAAVASAAGVALSALLYQRQARVAGSGAAA
- the xdhA gene encoding xanthine dehydrogenase small subunit, producing MSEPIRFYHRHAIREVGGADVTRTVLQYLREDAHCTGTKEGCAEGDCGACTVVVGELTDAGTVAFKAVNACIQFLPTLDGRALLTVEDLRQPDGSLHPVQQAMVDCHGSQCGFCTPGFVMSMWALYEKHGHEGCGNACAKAKDIPTRTEIADALTGNLCRCTGYRPIVDAAVQMFDATGEGAAPPSAPVDSAALARTLASLKRDGTFDYEIDGARFAAPRTLDALAALKVERPDARILAGSTDIGLWVTKQMRRLDDLIYVGQVAELQRIVHGEDWIEIGAGVTVEDGYAALAGTYPELTEMWKRFASLPIRNAGTLGGNVANGSPIGDSMPGLIALGARVVLRGGDVVRELPLEALYTGYQQKDMAPHEFVVGVKVPTRSGARANLRFRTYKLAKRFDSDISAVCAAFAFIADGDTIREPRIAFGGMAATPKRATHAEGVLDGAPWHEATAQAAMQALERDYQPLTDMRATSAYRLETAKNLMYRFWLETRAQDPLSPQALNVREVAAEAARA